From the genome of Gammaproteobacteria bacterium, one region includes:
- the nirB gene encoding nitrite reductase large subunit NirB, producing the protein MKKEKLVLIGNGMAGVRTLEELVKLAPDQYDITVIGDEPHTNYNRIMLSPVLAGDKAFDDIILNDANWYSENNISLVSGDAATTVNRVTRTVITRSGLEAPYDRLLIATGARPFIIPVPGHDKKGVIGFRNIADVEYMLLSARSSGHAIVIGGGLLGLEAANGLLKCGMRVTVVHLMGSLMERQLDEPAASLLKTSLEGRGLEFKMEAQTAEIIGSDHVEGIRFSDGCEVKADLVVMAAGIRPNFEIAEAAGIHCEKGIVVNDTMQTFDPRIYAVGECVQHRGTCYGLVAPLFEQARVAANHLANIGISRYEGSITSTKLKVTGIELFSAGQFNEADGDETLVFKDEASGIYKKLVLRDNRIKGTVMYGDTLDASWYFQMMREMTDVAAFRRTILFGQHDLGDAGHGDAARIALLGPEAEICGCNGVCKGDIVDAIVKKGLFTLEEVRAHTKASSSCGSCTGLVESILASTVGEGYSATPGKKPMCACTEHSHDEVIASIRNYNLKSMNAVRHFFEWKTPDGCASCRPALNYYLLAAWPGEYADDAQSRFINERAHGNIQKDGTYSVVPRMFGGLCTPSDLRAIADACDKYMVPEMKVTGGQRIDLFGVRKEDLPAMWKDLSDAGLVSGHAYGKAMRTVKTCAGSNWCRFGTQNSTGLGVKLEKLTWGSWMPHKFKLAVSGCPRNCAEATIKDFGVVCVDSGYELHVGGNGGIKVRVTDLLCKVENEDQVLEYCAAFVQKYREEARYLERTAPWIERVGLEHIKDALFDEDQRRELAARFVESQKYSQVDPWKQRADGAAAHEFNKIEISAA; encoded by the coding sequence ATGAAGAAAGAAAAACTGGTGTTAATCGGTAACGGCATGGCCGGCGTGCGAACGCTGGAAGAACTGGTAAAACTTGCGCCGGATCAATACGACATAACGGTAATCGGTGATGAGCCGCATACCAACTACAACCGAATCATGCTTTCCCCGGTACTCGCTGGCGACAAAGCCTTTGACGATATCATCTTGAATGACGCCAACTGGTACAGCGAAAACAATATCAGCCTGGTATCCGGTGATGCTGCGACCACTGTTAACCGCGTTACCCGAACCGTTATTACCCGCAGCGGTCTTGAAGCGCCTTACGATAGATTGTTAATCGCAACCGGCGCAAGGCCGTTCATTATCCCGGTGCCCGGACATGACAAGAAGGGGGTGATAGGTTTTCGTAACATCGCTGATGTTGAATACATGTTGTTATCTGCCAGATCATCGGGACATGCCATAGTCATCGGTGGCGGGCTTTTGGGTCTCGAAGCGGCAAACGGGCTTCTGAAATGTGGCATGCGGGTAACGGTGGTTCACCTTATGGGCAGCCTGATGGAACGCCAGCTTGATGAGCCGGCCGCAAGCCTGCTGAAGACGTCGCTGGAAGGTCGCGGCCTCGAATTCAAAATGGAGGCGCAAACCGCAGAGATCATCGGCAGCGATCATGTAGAAGGCATACGATTTTCTGACGGCTGCGAAGTCAAGGCTGATCTAGTGGTAATGGCTGCGGGTATTCGACCCAACTTTGAGATTGCCGAAGCCGCGGGAATTCACTGCGAGAAAGGCATTGTTGTGAACGATACCATGCAGACCTTTGACCCGCGTATTTATGCGGTGGGTGAATGCGTGCAGCATCGAGGAACGTGTTACGGCCTGGTTGCGCCGCTTTTTGAACAGGCTAGGGTAGCCGCCAATCACCTGGCCAATATCGGTATCTCGCGTTATGAAGGCTCCATTACCTCGACGAAGCTCAAGGTGACAGGAATCGAATTGTTCTCGGCTGGTCAATTCAACGAGGCTGATGGCGATGAAACCCTTGTGTTTAAGGATGAGGCATCAGGCATATACAAAAAGCTGGTATTGCGTGACAACCGCATAAAAGGAACCGTCATGTACGGCGATACCCTGGACGCCAGCTGGTATTTCCAGATGATGCGAGAGATGACGGATGTCGCCGCTTTCCGCCGAACTATCCTGTTCGGCCAGCATGATCTGGGTGATGCCGGCCACGGTGATGCCGCACGCATCGCACTGCTTGGTCCTGAGGCAGAGATCTGTGGATGCAATGGTGTCTGCAAGGGAGATATTGTTGATGCCATTGTCAAAAAAGGATTGTTCACGCTTGAAGAAGTGCGTGCCCATACCAAGGCATCAAGTTCGTGTGGATCGTGCACTGGCCTGGTGGAGTCAATCCTGGCCAGTACTGTTGGCGAGGGCTACAGCGCGACGCCAGGCAAAAAACCCATGTGCGCGTGCACGGAGCATAGTCACGACGAGGTTATTGCCTCGATCAGGAATTACAACCTGAAGAGCATGAACGCAGTTCGACATTTCTTTGAGTGGAAAACTCCTGATGGCTGCGCCAGTTGCCGGCCGGCCCTGAATTATTACCTGTTGGCCGCCTGGCCTGGTGAATATGCAGATGATGCGCAGTCACGTTTCATTAACGAGCGTGCACACGGCAATATCCAGAAAGACGGAACCTATTCTGTTGTGCCAAGAATGTTTGGTGGATTGTGCACGCCGTCGGACTTGCGTGCCATTGCTGATGCCTGTGACAAGTACATGGTACCGGAAATGAAAGTCACCGGTGGCCAGCGTATCGACTTGTTCGGCGTAAGGAAAGAAGACCTGCCGGCAATGTGGAAGGACCTGTCCGATGCCGGCCTGGTTTCGGGTCACGCCTATGGCAAGGCAATGCGAACGGTCAAAACCTGCGCTGGCAGCAACTGGTGTCGATTTGGTACCCAGAATTCGACTGGTCTCGGTGTAAAGCTCGAGAAGCTGACTTGGGGCTCGTGGATGCCGCACAAGTTCAAGCTGGCGGTATCCGGGTGTCCGCGCAACTGTGCCGAGGCTACGATCAAGGACTTTGGTGTGGTCTGTGTTGATTCCGGGTACGAGCTTCACGTCGGCGGCAACGGCGGCATCAAGGTGCGCGTCACTGACCTGTTGTGCAAGGTTGAGAACGAGGATCAGGTGCTCGAATACTGTGCTGCCTTTGTTCAGAAATACCGCGAGGAGGCCCGCTACCTGGAGCGTACCGCGCCCTGGATCGAGCGTGTCGGACTGGAGCATATCAAGGACGCATTGTTTGACGAGGATCAGCGCCGGGAGCTGGCTGCGCGGTTTGTGGAGTCACAGAAATATTCCCAGGTTGATCCATGGAAACAGCGCGCAGATGGAGCTGCGGCGCATGAATTTAACAAGATCGAAATCAGTGCAGCCTGA
- the nirD gene encoding nitrite reductase small subunit NirD, producing MKNWIDIAALDDIPKLGARVVKTDTVDIAVFRTAADVVFALKDECPHRKGPLSQGIVHGNTVTCPLHNWKIDLGSGEAKGPDEGCTHTYPVRVENGRIFLGAELHGEAV from the coding sequence ATGAAGAACTGGATAGATATTGCCGCGCTGGACGATATTCCAAAGCTGGGCGCACGCGTGGTGAAAACGGATACCGTTGATATCGCTGTATTCCGTACTGCCGCGGACGTCGTGTTTGCGCTCAAGGATGAATGTCCTCACCGAAAGGGTCCGTTGTCACAGGGTATCGTTCATGGCAATACAGTGACCTGTCCGTTGCATAACTGGAAGATAGACCTGGGTAGTGGTGAGGCAAAGGGGCCAGATGAGGGCTGTACCCACACCTACCCGGTACGCGTAGAGAATGGAAGGATCTTCCTTGGAGCGGAATTGCATGGGGAGGCGGTTTGA